Proteins from a single region of Gossypium arboreum isolate Shixiya-1 chromosome 1, ASM2569848v2, whole genome shotgun sequence:
- the LOC108480510 gene encoding eukaryotic translation initiation factor 5A-like, whose amino-acid sequence MSDEEHHFESKADAGASKTYPQQAGTIRKNGYIVIKNRPCKVVEVSTSKTGKHGHAKCHFVGIDIFTAKKLEDIVPSSHNCDVPHVNRTDYQLIDISEDGFVSLLTESGDTKDDLRLPTDENLLKQIKDGFAEGKDLVVSVMSAMGEEQICALKDIGPK is encoded by the exons ATGTCGGACGAGGAGCATCATTTCGAGTCCAAGGCCGACGCCGGCGCTTCCAAAACCTACCCTCAGCAGGCCGGCACCATCCGCAAGAACGGTTACATCGTCATAAAAAATCGCCCCTGCAAG GTTGTTGAAGTTTCCACCTCCAAGACCGGGAAGCATGGTCATGCGAAGTGTCACTTTGTTGGAATCGATATCTTCACTGCCAAGAAGCTCGAAGATATTGTTCCTTCTTCCCACaattgtgat GTTCCGCATGTCAATCGTACTGACTACCAGTTGATTGACATTTCTGAGGATGGATTT GTGAGTTTGCTGACTGAGAGTGGAGACACTAAGGATGATCTGAGGCTCCCAACTGATGAGAACTTATTGAAACAG ATCAAGGATGGTTTTGCTGAGGGAAAAGACCTGGTTGTGTCTGTGATGTCTGCAATGGGGGAGGAGCAGATCTGTGCTCTGAAGGACATTGGTCCTAAGTAA